The following DNA comes from Agromyces mangrovi.
GCCGGACTCGCCGACGACGTCGAGGCCGTTGAAGTGCAGCGTCAGGTCGCCGACCACGTGGTGGTGGTACCGCTTGGTGCCCGACTCGTGGTGCCAGACGTCGTGGCGGCCCCACAGCTCGCGGAACCGGTCGCTGCGCGTAGAGAGTTCGCCGACGAGGTCGTGCAGCGGCTTGCTGTGCGGGTCACGCCCCGCCTCGGTGCGCAGCTGCGCCACGTTCACGGCCGCCATCGCGTCCCAGTCGGGGTAGAACCTCCGGGCGACCGGCTCGAGGAACAGGAACCGCGCGAAGTTCGGCGTCGGCGTCGTCGACGAGGCGATCATCTCGTGCATGAGCGCGCCGCCGAGCGCGTTGTATGCCAGCAGGTCGGTGCGGCCGTTGCCGACCAGCGCCGCGGCGTCGTGCATCGAGTCGAGCACCCACTGCATGCTCGGCGCCGGCTGCCAGGCCCGCTCGCCCTTCCGGCGGCCGCGGGGCGAGGGGGCGGATGCCCGGCCCGAGCGGGACGCCAGCCGGTAGAGGTGCTCGCGCTCCGCGTCATCCATCAGCAGCGCCCTGGCCAGTCCGTCGAGCACGGCATCGGATGCCCCGGCGATGGCCCCGCGCTCGAGGCGCGCGTAGTACTCGACGCTCACGCCGGCGAGCGCGGCCGCCTCGCCGCGCCGCAGCCCCGGCACGCGCCGGTCGGTGCCACGCGGCAGTCCGACCTGCTCGGGCTCGACCCGAGCACGCCGTGACATGAGGAACTCGCGAACCTCGTCGTGCGTCTCCATGACGACAGGCTACGTCGGTGCCGGGCCGCACTGGGGTGCCCTGTCAGGGCGCGTCAGGGGCGGGACTCCCGCGCGCGAGAGGTGCGCGGTTGGCTGACGGCATGGATCAACGTCACTCCGGCATCGCGACCGCCACTCGCCCGGCCGCGGACGTCGCACGCACCGAGTCGGCCCGACCCGCCGTGGTCGGCCGGGTGCTGTCCCTCGTCGCCGCGTCCCTGCTGGCCGCCGTCGGCCTGCTCGCCCTCGCCGCCGGGAATCCGGCAACACCCGCCCAGCCGACCGTCGTGCAGGTCGAGTGGCACGAGACGACCGCCGCGCGCCACGTGTCGGCCGGCGCACTCGACGCGGTCGAGTTCCGGCCGCGCTTCGGCCAGGCGGTCGTCGCGCGGCTGCCGCAGCCGCTCGCCGTCGCGTCCGCGGCACCGATCGACGAGTACCGCGCCGGCGACGTCGCCTACCGCGTGCACGACCAGAGCCTGTACGTGTTCTCGGCCGACGGCACGAACGTGCCCGACGACGGGCTCGTGCTCGTCGCATCCGTCGCTTCGGGGCTCGACGAGCTCGCCGGTTGCGCCCCGACCTGCAGCATCCGCCTCGCGCCCGCGACGGGCTGACGCCCCGCGTGAGCCGCCACCCACCCGCATCCGCTCGACCTGAATTGGAGCTCCCCATGAACCCCACCACCCGCCCCGTCCGCATCGGCGTCCAGCTGCAGCCGCAGCACGCCCGCTACGAGACCATCCGCGACCACGCCGCCGAGCTCGAGGAGCTGGGCGTCGACATCCTCTTCAACTGGGACCACTTCTTCCCGCTCTACGGCGACCCCGACGGGCTGCACTTCGAGTCGTGGACCATGCTCGCCGCGCTCGCCGAGCAGACCCGCCGAGTCGAGCTCGGTGCGCTGGTGAACTGCAACAGCTACCGCAACGCGCACCTCCAGGCCGACATGGCGCGCACCATCGACCACATCAGCGCGCACGGCACCGGAACCGGCCGGTTCATCCTCGGCACGGGCTCGGGCTGGTTCGAGCGCGACTACGACGAGTACGGCTTCGAGTTCGGCACGGTCGGGTCGCGCCTCGATGCGCTCGCCGCCGACCTGCCGACGATCGAGGGCCGCTGGGCGAAGCTCAACCCGCCGCCGACCCGCAAGATCCCGGTGCTGATCGGCGGCGCCGGCGAGAAGAAGACCCTGCGCATCGTCGCGCGGCACGCCGACATCTGGCACAGCTACTCGGATGCCTCCGAGATGGAGCACAAGCTGTCGGTGCTCGCCGCCCACGCCGACGCGGTCGGGCGCGACGTCGCCGAGATCGAGGTGTCGGCCGGCGTCGTCGACACGATCGCGCACCGCACGTTCGCCGAGGCGGACGACCTCCATGCGCTCGGCGCGAGGATCTTCACGCTCGGGCTCGACGGCGACGGCTACGACGCGTCGCTCGTGTCGGAGTGGCTCGCCTGGCGCGACGAGGTGAATTCGCGATGACCCGCTCCGCCGGCGCGGCCGCACGCACGCCGCTGCATCGGCTGCGCGAGTCGCCGATCTGGATCGCGGTCATCCTCGCGACGCTCACCATCTTCGGGCCGCTCTCGATGGACCTCTACCTCCCGGTCCTCCCGAGCCTCGCAGCGGACCTGGCGACCACGACCTCGGCGGCGCAGCTCACGATGACGACGTGCCTGCTCGGCCTCGCCCTCGGGCAGGTGATCGCCGGCCCGCTCTCCGACCGCTACGGGCGCCGCGTCGTGCTGCTCGGCGGCCTCGTCGTCTACACCGTCGCCTCGCTGGCCTGCGCGTTCAGCGACTCGATCACCCTCCTCGTGGTGCTCCGGCTCGTGCAGGGCGCGGCGGGCGGGTTCGGCCTCGTGATCGCCCAGGCCTGCGGCCGCGACCTCTACGAGGGCCCGCGCCTCAACCGCTACAACGGCCGCATCGTCGTGCTCTCCGGGCTCGCGGCGATCGTCGCGCCCGTCATCGGGGGCGTGCTCGCGGCGTACGTGGCGTGGCAGGGCTTCTTCGTGCTCCTCGCCGCGTTCGGGCTCGTCATCACGCTCGCCGTCGCCGTCTCGTTCCGCGAGACCCTGCCGGTCGAGCGTCGCGTCACGGGCGGAGCCGGCCACACCCTCGCCCACCTCGCCGTGCTCGCCCGCGATCGCCGCTTCGTCGGCGCGACGCTCGCGAGCTCACTCACCTCGGCGACGTACTTCGCGTACCTCGCTGCCGCGCCGTTCGTGCTGCAGGACCTCTACGGACTCTCGCCCGCGCAGTACGCCCTGGTCATCGCGGTCAACGCCGCGGGCTTCGCCGCGTTCGGGTTCACCGCGGGCCGAGCGGCCGAGCGGTGGGGCGAGCGAACCGTGTTCGCGACGGGTATCGCCATCGTCATCGCGGGTGCGGCGGTGCTCGCTGCGACGGCGACGGCACCGCCACCGCTCGCCGTCATGGTGGGGGCGTTCCTGCTCATCGCCGCCGGCGCGGCCGCCGTCTCCCCACCGTCCACGACGATGGCGCTCACCGACTACCCCGCGTTTGCGGGCACGGCGTCGTCGG
Coding sequences within:
- a CDS encoding helix-turn-helix transcriptional regulator; translation: METHDEVREFLMSRRARVEPEQVGLPRGTDRRVPGLRRGEAAALAGVSVEYYARLERGAIAGASDAVLDGLARALLMDDAEREHLYRLASRSGRASAPSPRGRRKGERAWQPAPSMQWVLDSMHDAAALVGNGRTDLLAYNALGGALMHEMIASSTTPTPNFARFLFLEPVARRFYPDWDAMAAVNVAQLRTEAGRDPHSKPLHDLVGELSTRSDRFRELWGRHDVWHHESGTKRYHHHVVGDLTLHFNGLDVVGESGVQLTVLTAQPGSADAEALRLLSSWAATPEHAADAAESPSGSAAGSRS
- a CDS encoding multidrug effflux MFS transporter produces the protein MTRSAGAAARTPLHRLRESPIWIAVILATLTIFGPLSMDLYLPVLPSLAADLATTTSAAQLTMTTCLLGLALGQVIAGPLSDRYGRRVVLLGGLVVYTVASLACAFSDSITLLVVLRLVQGAAGGFGLVIAQACGRDLYEGPRLNRYNGRIVVLSGLAAIVAPVIGGVLAAYVAWQGFFVLLAAFGLVITLAVAVSFRETLPVERRVTGGAGHTLAHLAVLARDRRFVGATLASSLTSATYFAYLAAAPFVLQDLYGLSPAQYALVIAVNAAGFAAFGFTAGRAAERWGERTVFATGIAIVIAGAAVLAATATAPPPLAVMVGAFLLIAAGAAAVSPPSTTMALTDYPAFAGTASSVLGLSRFVAGAAAAPLVGLAGPLSTTPLAAVALATGLASAVVFTLLLVRGRAPRPSSGAR
- a CDS encoding cyclophilin-like fold protein; this encodes MDQRHSGIATATRPAADVARTESARPAVVGRVLSLVAASLLAAVGLLALAAGNPATPAQPTVVQVEWHETTAARHVSAGALDAVEFRPRFGQAVVARLPQPLAVASAAPIDEYRAGDVAYRVHDQSLYVFSADGTNVPDDGLVLVASVASGLDELAGCAPTCSIRLAPATG
- a CDS encoding LLM class F420-dependent oxidoreductase; this encodes MNPTTRPVRIGVQLQPQHARYETIRDHAAELEELGVDILFNWDHFFPLYGDPDGLHFESWTMLAALAEQTRRVELGALVNCNSYRNAHLQADMARTIDHISAHGTGTGRFILGTGSGWFERDYDEYGFEFGTVGSRLDALAADLPTIEGRWAKLNPPPTRKIPVLIGGAGEKKTLRIVARHADIWHSYSDASEMEHKLSVLAAHADAVGRDVAEIEVSAGVVDTIAHRTFAEADDLHALGARIFTLGLDGDGYDASLVSEWLAWRDEVNSR